From Oreochromis niloticus isolate F11D_XX linkage group LG14, O_niloticus_UMD_NMBU, whole genome shotgun sequence, one genomic window encodes:
- the LOC100698101 gene encoding olfactory receptor 11A1-like: MKTNSTNSTKVLYFTLTAYFDTGLFKYLYFIIALSLYAFIVGSNVLLIVVICVNRSLHEPMYMFLCSLFVNELYGSTGLFPFLLLQILSDVHTVSAPLCFLQVFCVFTYAGVGLLNLAVMSYDRYLAICYPLQYRTLMTMWKVAFLIAVTWLPRFLVVVIITSLSASLQLCGNIINKVYCDNQSIVKLACSDTTVTNISGVIVSALTIFVPVILIFYSYMRILKVCFSGSKQTRQKAVSTCTPHLVSLLNFSFGSFLEVLQSRFNNNNVPNMLKIFLSLYFLACQPLFNPVLYGLKMSSIRKSLFLLKSR; the protein is encoded by the coding sequence atgaaaacaaactctACAAACTCTACAAAGGTTTTATATTTCACCCTCACTGCTTACTTTGACACCGgccttttcaaatatttatatttcattattGCACTGTCTTTATATGCTTTCATTGTAGGTTCCAATGTCCTGCTGATTGTGGTTATCTGTGTGAACAGAAGCTTACATGAACCTATGTACATGTTTCTGTGCAGCCTGTTTGTGAATGAGCTGTATGGTAGTACAGGGCTGTTTCCGTTCCTCCTGCTTCAGATCCTCTCTGATGTTCACActgtttctgctcctctgtgCTTCCTGcaggttttctgtgttttcacgTATGCAGGTGTAGGGTTGTTAAACTTAGCTGTCATGTCTTATGACAGATATCTTGCTATCTGTTATCCCCTACAATATCGGACACTGATGACAATGTGGAAGGTTGCTTTTCTGATAGCTGTGACATGGTTGCCTCGTTTTCTTGTAGTTGTTATTATAACATCCTTGAgcgcctctctgcagctgtgtGGGAACATCATTAACAAAGTGTACTGTGACAACCAGTCCATTGTTAAACTGGCCTGTTCTGACACCACAGTCACTAACATCTCTGGAGTCATTGTTAGTGCTTTAACAATATTTGTTCCagttattttaatcttttactctTACATGAGGATCCTTAAAGTCTGTTTTTCTGGATCCAAACAGACCCGACAGAAAGCCGTCAGCACCTGCACGCCTCACCTCGTTTCTCTGCTCAACTTTTCTTTTGGTTCTTTCTTGGAGGTGTTACAGAGCAGGTTCAATAACAACAATGTGCCAAACATGTTGAAGATTTTCTTATCATTATATTTTCTGGCTTGTCAGCCGCTTTTTAATCCTGTTCTGTACGGACTGAAAATGTCCAGCATCCGTAAAAGTCTGTTTTTGCTGAAGAGTCGATAA